From Xyrauchen texanus isolate HMW12.3.18 chromosome 44, RBS_HiC_50CHRs, whole genome shotgun sequence:
ATCTAAAATACAATGGAgttgtatttttttcaattaaagtgCTGCACTACATCATCACAGATGTAAAATATtggttaaatataatacaattactagtgatttattattattgttattattaatagacatattagtagttgtagtagtagtataacagtgaatattaaATTTCTGTCCATTTTTTCAGTTAATATGTTTCCATAGTTCATGCAcatttcttcttatcgaataGGAAAGAAATATACCTCAAGCAAGTGTACACacagattttatttgcatcttggtgcTTTCATCCAGCAGactttatgcaatatcccaaaatgtgcatgaaaatatGTGGATGAAAACCCAGCTATAGTAAAATACAAACCGTGTCACCAGTTGACATGGAGGACATGCGTTGAAATTTTGACTTGGACCCTGAGGACTGTCTGCTGAGCATGCACTCTCTAATGGAGGACTCGCTGTTCGACACAGAGATGCATTCTTTACGTGACGACTGGGCTAGGAAATGCAGACATGGCACCTTCTCGGCCAATGTGTCTCTGTAAATTACAGTCATACGTTGAGAGAAAAGGATGAAAGTTCATTTAAAATTCACATGTTTTGTCACAGTATTTCCAAGGAGTTTGCCCTTGAATGAATGCTTGAACAAACCTGTATTTGGAGCGTATGATGGCATAGATGAAAGGATTGTAAATGGCAGATGCTTTGGCAATCACTGCAGGTACTGCCTTAGAATATGGAGAGAGAATGTGGCTGTACctgaaacataaaaaataaaaaccggCAAAGATTTTATGAAGCGTTATTTCATTTCAAGAAGCAGCACATCCCTACTAAAAAAAAAGTAGAATAGCTGGTCATCTTATTTGTTGTTCTGGATGCTGGTTACCATAGAAACCAGCTAAACCAGtaccaaaccagcataaaaccagcatggaaattctgGTCTTTTTTTTTAGCAGGGATTACTTGTTGTTAGCTTGGGGATGTGGCCCAAAGGTTCACATAACTTGGATCACAAGGGTCAAAAAGCAGTTATTGATTTCACAATTTgtataaagttaataaagttttgacAAATGACGCAACAAACCCCTGGAACCAAGCCGAGAGCCAACTGGTTTGAGCtgaagtgtgtttgtgagtggtCAAAACAACATAGCATGAGTGAGCTGACCCCTGCAGTGGCTGTTTACATGGCATGGCAGTGACCCAAAGGTGTTTTGGGTTGAGCGGAAAGAATCGTACGCCTGTTTATCCCGGTCTCCAGCAGACTGCACTCCATCGCTTCCCGTACAGACTCTCAGAGGTGTTAGCCACAAGCTGTCTTGCCCTACACACTCTATAATGCTTCTCTGAATAACCTCACATACACGAAACTGACAAACACGGTCCCTCACTTTGAAAACTACTTCTATAAAAGGATGTCTCTCTACCCTGGAATGTCTCAGATCTCCTCCAAAGAGAACTGCTCTGCTCGTAATCACTTTATTTCAGCATGGTTAGGCTACTTAAATTTTGGAACCGGAGCACCAATTCTGCCACTGCGCATCTGAATATATGCCCGGTGGTTGTAACATCATTGGCTTAACTACTGCTGTTATGATCATTAGACAATgcacacaaaatgtacactaatgaTAGTGGGTTGTTGATGGAAAAAGACAAAAAGCACATCCAGGCAAGAAACTCTATCTAGAATAATCCCTTTGCATCAGCCTTGATAGTCCTATCTACAATGCATCTAGGACACCTAATGTAAACAGCCCGTGACAATGACAGATAAAGAGTATGCTGATAGTCACCCTGCCCAGGCGATGAGCGTGACGCAGGCGTAAGGAGACCAGGACAGCACAAAGACAATGATGACCACGAAGGCGATCTTTGCCAGCTTCCACTCTGTCTTTATGGACTGCTGTTGCATGATGGTAGTCTTCCTCACATGGCTACCCAGCCTCTCCAAATCTCTGAACACACAGAAAGATGGCTGAAAAGATgacatttacgtttatgcatttggcagacacttttatccaaagcgacgtacagtgcacttattaaagggacaatccccccggagcaacctggagttaagtgccttactcaaggacacaatggtggtggctgtggggatagaaccagcaaccttctgattaccagttcagtgccaccaccaccactccaaataggCACTAGTAGAGATGTGTTGTACCTGCTTGCGTTCCGAATGGCCAGGAACATGAAGAAGTAGCAGTAGGAGATGATTCCCAGAGGGATGAAGAACACAAAGCAGCAGAGCATCAGTGTGTAGCTCTTGTTCGCTGGAGTGGAGGTCACATAATCCCATGTGCAAGAAGTCATGAGGCCTTCGGGGATGTAGGAACCTATCCAATAAAAACAGAAGAGACGGTATCAGATGTTACCATAAACAGAAGACCTTCAATATTTGTTGTTGCATCCAAGGCTGAGGGAAAGTTGGAGTAAATTAGGGGACTCACTCCATCCCAGAAGTGGTGCCAGACTCCAGGCCAGCGAGTAGATCCAGACCAGGAGGATGATGAGTAGCGTCCGACGTCTGGACGTCCACCCGATGGCCTGCAGAGGCTTGGTGATCACAATGTAGCGGTCGATGGAAATCGCCAAGAGGTTAATCATGGATGTGATTCCAAACAAAGCCCCACAGAAGGCGTACATCTTACAACCTGCAAGGTGAAGCAAAAGATACATGTCAAAGCCCTGTGTCCACAAGCTGTGTCTTGTCATATGAAAACGACTGTAGATCAACGCATGGAATTGAGTATGTGTGAATGTGAAGAGGACTGGAGGAACATTACTTGCCCATTTCACCAAACACCCATTCCTTGTACATGCAGTTGACAAAAAAGATGGGCGACTGAGTGATGGCCATGAGGAAGTCGCTCACTGCAAGGTTCATGATGAAGTAGTTTGGCGGTGTTCGTAGTTTCTTGTTGCTAAAACACAAAATACCTCAATTAAAACAGTTACATCCCAGGCATTACAAAACCTCATAGTACACATAAATTGTGTCTCATATGATTAGATTTCCTGTAcattaaacatccatccatcttcaaccgcttatccgaagtcgggttgcgggggcagcagctccagcagggggccccaaacttccctatcccgagccacattaaccagctctgactgggggaccccgaggcattaaACATATGTGTATAACATATTAAACATTAATGCATTTCCTCAATACATTGCCTGAAGTGATTTTCAGCTTGCACATTTTTCCCCAAACCCATTATTTATAtgtcaaataaacacattttggcAATGTCCCCCCCATCAGCTATTTTCATATCTACTGTAGGTAATAGGTTTGCAAATACTGGTCCTGtgtacttgaatgggaaaagaccaaaTATCTCCCAAATTGTTTGgcaagattacatttcaataatattttccaataacataaacaataaaattgGTGGAAAGCTGgtaggaggcctcggggaagacccaggattaggtggagagattacatctccacactggcctgggaacacctcggggtcctccagtcagagctggttaatgtggctcgggatagggaagtttggggccccctgctggagcagctgcccccgcgacccgacttcggataagcggttgaagatggatggatggatggataaacaataaaataaaaattggtaTCATAAAATGTTCCACCTGGTCACATAGACTCCTGGGGGGGGCAAGCCATTTTGGGGGTGGAGTATCgcaggtgttgaggtcacaaatatagtGTTCCTCTTTGGTCCTTTTAGATAGTAAAGGCCtaatgcacaattcccactacttagtaggtcctcctgGTGGCACGGTTAcaatccacgcatctgatcacgtgactcgttgtgcatgacaccgcggagactcacagcatgtggaggctcatgctactctccacgatccacacacaagtcaccacaagccccattgagagcgagaacccctaatcaccaccacgaggaggttaccccatgtgactctaccctccctagcaatcgggccaatttggttgcttaggagacctgactggattcaAACTCCCAACTGTCAAAGTCCAAAGAGAAGTAAGAAAATTGTtattaaaataccataaaagcaCAGTTGAGCACAGACCTGACAAGGACATTTTGTCAATTCAAATGCAGAATTTCGGCAAATGCtgaatagtttgcacccttggaaatgACTGTCGGTCGGTtcaacatttcaatcataaaacagtgggcaaatattgcatgtttagttagtGACATCAtacatgacacaaacactcttaaccgGAACTGCTGCTGATGCGCGGCGCTGGAATAATCAGCGAGGTTCCCACTTAGCGACTGAAACTTGAGTCccgccttcatcgatttgattgaTCTCGAATGTGAACTTTTATGTTATTCTTTTAACAGCTTAATGACAATTAGACAGCGGTtcataatggactgcagcagcACAGCAACAAGTAAATCAATTATTGGTTatgcatttgcattacataaccaactatttacaagcttgtttcaAGCTTGATAGTTCagctgatagagcgttgcacttatGAAGTAAAGGAAGACCCTCAACCACAAACCACAGGAGACATATCTGCACTACACAACCACATGCTTTCCTAGAATACATTTAGCTGGCAGACAACCTGCAAAGTGACACTGTAGTTTATTTATGAAAATGGGTTGAAGTTTAAGCAATTCTCAGCCAAGGGGAAAATCCACATATGTTGAAGAGTCTATTAATGCTGCAATCAAATGGCTTCTGACAAACACCAGCGATGTTTAGTCATTAGGTAACGCTGGCCATAATCTGGGATGGAGCTGGATTATGACTTTGTGTTGCACATATGCAGTAATATTACCATGCAGACATATGAAGCAAAACTAGAGTTTCacatattttgaagaaaatgcgaGTGGAGCTTGTTTCATGCAAAAGTCTGCGTCACAattctagcatgttgctaggcattgcaaTGTGGTTGGGCATTGCTAACGTACAGGGCTGGACTTGGAAgataaatcggcccgggattttacatagcaacaggCCATTTTGACTTGTTGAGCGAGGGGGGTTCGCTgtgcttttctgcatatcgcggtgccattgTGTTAtcctttctgcatatcgcggtgccattgTGTTAtcctttctgcataacgcggtggctcgttttagcccggtatgccagattaccagtccagccctgctaacGTGGACGTGCCAGCCATGCTTGCTGGACAACTGTGtgatttccttcttcctaatatattaacattacATACAaaatcatgtgcaaataaataaaaaaaatttgatgactaaatagAAATTTGAAGAAATTGCTATCTACCATTTCCAATAcactataatttttattattatttttttttacaaatttaaatcttAGTGTGAAATGTAGTAAATacagtgctaaataagagtttataaatgttttcacaattttatttttatgttatttactatattaaattatgtGATATATCGGTA
This genomic window contains:
- the opn4xa gene encoding opsin 4xa yields the protein MEGQMENDRGFFRKVDVPDHAHYIVAFFVAVIGAVGVIGNMLVMYAFYSNKKLRTPPNYFIMNLAVSDFLMAITQSPIFFVNCMYKEWVFGEMGCKMYAFCGALFGITSMINLLAISIDRYIVITKPLQAIGWTSRRRTLLIILLVWIYSLAWSLAPLLGWSSYIPEGLMTSCTWDYVTSTPANKSYTLMLCCFVFFIPLGIISYCYFFMFLAIRNASRDLERLGSHVRKTTIMQQQSIKTEWKLAKIAFVVIIVFVLSWSPYACVTLIAWAGYSHILSPYSKAVPAVIAKASAIYNPFIYAIIRSKYRDTLAEKVPCLHFLAQSSRKECISVSNSESSIRECMLSRQSSGSKSKFQRMSSMSTGDTVWSDVLLDPLDQKTLRNSHSANLLRDKGWKQPTQQGKTKNKGRPGEDPSEVKPPITEGGSLSTYSHDLVAESINMATVPLLVAKNNPELEQEEEYEEEDTLIGQEETNSMSPPSKGLAFYEDTDMTQIRVSPTSEKRAMQTREGDLILGLKSLNCSTELLESVEKFLS